From the Cupriavidus necator N-1 genome, one window contains:
- a CDS encoding LysR substrate-binding domain-containing protein, which produces MDLRAMRYFIAIVDQGSLTRAAEVVCVAQPALSQQLAALEKELGVPLVHRGAKGVRPTEAGRTLYRHARNILRQVEIAGAEARVAGTDVTGMVAIGLPTTAAAAFGMPLIRAVRARYPQIRLQLFESMSGYISELLDHNRLDFAILFRDVPSRAVELERLASESLYLVGTLPVTRGRTKAQSKPRAQAGAEGATVAIKALGELPLVLPSGSQGLREVVELAFAQAGVPLNVVADLDSLPFLLATAREGLACTILPASSLSDADSDVPRHLIVPELRRTLSLCWPRALPRTSAAEAVAEVLRELVAERIAAGGSLKPPLIPPPAADQ; this is translated from the coding sequence ATGGACCTGCGCGCCATGCGCTATTTCATCGCCATCGTCGACCAGGGCAGCCTGACGCGGGCAGCCGAAGTGGTCTGCGTGGCGCAGCCCGCACTCAGCCAGCAGCTGGCGGCGCTGGAAAAAGAGCTGGGCGTGCCGCTGGTCCACCGCGGCGCCAAGGGCGTCAGGCCCACGGAAGCCGGCCGCACGCTCTATCGCCACGCCCGCAATATCCTGCGGCAGGTGGAGATCGCAGGCGCCGAGGCCCGGGTGGCGGGCACGGATGTCACCGGCATGGTTGCCATCGGCCTGCCCACCACGGCGGCAGCGGCATTCGGCATGCCGCTGATCCGCGCCGTGCGCGCCCGCTATCCGCAAATCCGGCTGCAGCTGTTCGAGAGCATGAGCGGTTATATCTCGGAGCTGCTGGACCACAACCGGCTGGACTTCGCCATCCTGTTCCGCGATGTGCCGTCGCGCGCGGTGGAACTGGAGCGGCTGGCGAGCGAATCGCTATACCTGGTCGGAACGCTTCCCGTGACGCGCGGGCGCACAAAGGCGCAATCGAAGCCTCGGGCGCAGGCCGGTGCGGAAGGCGCTACGGTCGCGATCAAGGCATTGGGCGAGCTGCCACTCGTGCTGCCAAGCGGCTCGCAGGGCCTGCGCGAAGTGGTCGAGCTTGCCTTCGCGCAGGCCGGCGTGCCGCTGAACGTGGTGGCCGACCTGGATTCGCTGCCCTTCCTGCTAGCGACCGCGCGCGAGGGCCTGGCCTGCACCATCCTGCCCGCGTCGTCGCTGTCCGACGCGGACAGCGACGTGCCGCGGCACCTGATCGTGCCGGAACTGCGCCGCACGCTGTCGCTGTGCTGGCCACGCGCGCTGCCGCGCACCAGCGCGGCCGAGGCCGTGGCGGAGGTGCTGCGCGAACTGGTGGCCGAACGCATTGCGGCGGGCGGGTCGCTCAAGCCGCCGCTCATTCCGCCGCCTGCAGCCGATCAATAA
- a CDS encoding MFS transporter — MPTSLPAQPLDGAYAAPPASRAAPRRRVIAAITIGNGLEFYDFTVYSFFAVLIGKLFFPVTGSFGQLMLSLATFGVGFVARPLGGLLIGLYADRVGRKPAMALTLWLMGLGSLLFVVTPTYAQSGLAAPLLIVLARLLQGFALGGEVGASTALLMEYADDHSRGYYGSWQLFSQGVSVLLGAVVGLSLTNGLSPDALQSWGWRVPFAIGILVIPLGLYIRRHLEETAEAPAAGAPGHERAGLTEIFRGHGRVVVAGVLVTIGGTSATYIVLHYMTSYAVTVLKIPLGLSMAAGCVAALVQVGLSAYAGRLSDRIGRKPAILWSRVAMLVLVYPAFLLLNARPSLGTLLAVVAMLALPLVLNVVPSVVLITELFPRRIRASGLSVVYCIGVLVFGGFAQLIATWLIELTGNASAPALYVIGCGLISLVGLAMVPETAGKRLD; from the coding sequence ATGCCCACTTCCCTGCCCGCGCAGCCGCTGGACGGCGCTTATGCCGCGCCCCCGGCCAGCCGCGCCGCACCGCGCCGTCGCGTGATCGCAGCCATCACCATTGGCAACGGCCTGGAGTTCTACGATTTCACCGTCTACAGCTTCTTCGCGGTACTGATTGGCAAGCTGTTCTTTCCCGTGACCGGCAGCTTCGGCCAGCTGATGCTGTCGCTGGCCACGTTTGGCGTGGGCTTTGTCGCGCGCCCGCTCGGTGGCCTGCTGATCGGGCTCTATGCGGACCGCGTGGGGCGCAAGCCGGCCATGGCGCTGACGCTGTGGCTGATGGGGCTGGGCTCGCTGCTGTTCGTGGTCACGCCCACCTATGCGCAGTCCGGGCTGGCCGCGCCGCTGCTGATCGTGCTGGCGCGGCTGCTACAGGGCTTTGCGCTGGGCGGCGAGGTCGGGGCCTCCACGGCGCTGCTGATGGAGTACGCCGACGACCATTCCCGCGGCTACTACGGCAGCTGGCAGCTGTTCAGCCAGGGCGTGAGCGTGCTGCTGGGGGCGGTGGTCGGGCTGTCGCTGACCAACGGGCTCTCGCCTGACGCCCTGCAAAGCTGGGGCTGGCGCGTGCCGTTCGCCATCGGCATCCTGGTGATCCCGCTCGGCCTCTATATCCGCCGTCACCTGGAAGAAACCGCCGAAGCGCCGGCCGCCGGCGCGCCGGGCCATGAACGTGCAGGCCTGACTGAAATCTTCCGCGGACACGGCCGCGTGGTGGTGGCCGGCGTGCTGGTGACCATCGGCGGCACCTCCGCCACCTATATCGTGCTGCACTACATGACCAGCTACGCGGTGACGGTGCTGAAGATCCCGCTCGGGCTCAGCATGGCCGCCGGCTGCGTCGCCGCGCTGGTGCAGGTGGGGCTGTCCGCGTATGCCGGCAGGCTGTCCGACCGCATCGGCCGCAAGCCCGCCATCCTGTGGTCGCGCGTGGCGATGCTGGTGCTGGTCTACCCCGCCTTCCTGCTGCTCAACGCACGGCCGTCGCTCGGCACGCTGCTGGCCGTGGTCGCGATGCTGGCCCTGCCGCTGGTGCTGAACGTGGTGCCGTCCGTGGTGCTGATCACCGAGCTGTTCCCGCGCCGCATCCGCGCCAGCGGATTGTCGGTAGTCTATTGCATCGGCGTGCTGGTGTTCGGCGGCTTCGCGCAGCTGATCGCCACCTGGCTGATCGAACTGACCGGCAACGCCAGCGCCCCGGCGCTGTATGTGATCGGCTGCGGCCTGATTTCGCTGGTCGGGCTGGCGATGGTGCCGGAGACGGCGGGCAAGCGGCTGGACTGA
- a CDS encoding flavodoxin family protein encodes MTTAQTRIAIVYHSGYGHTAKQAQAVARGAGNVAGAESLLIPVEDIDQHWDTLEQVDAIIFGAPTYMGSASAQFKGFMDATSRNVFAKGGKWANKVAAGFTNAASRSGDKLATLQQIAIFAAQHGMHWVNLGLPPGHNNSKSTEDSLNRHGFFLGAAAQSNADESADVVPPLADLRTAEHLGARVAEVAQQLVAGRRALAELKEAA; translated from the coding sequence ATGACCACCGCACAAACCCGCATCGCCATCGTCTACCATAGCGGCTACGGCCACACCGCCAAGCAGGCCCAGGCCGTTGCGCGCGGCGCCGGCAATGTCGCAGGCGCTGAAAGCCTGCTGATTCCGGTCGAGGACATCGACCAGCACTGGGACACGCTGGAGCAGGTGGACGCCATCATCTTCGGCGCGCCGACCTACATGGGCAGCGCCTCGGCACAGTTCAAGGGTTTCATGGACGCCACCTCGCGCAATGTCTTTGCCAAGGGCGGCAAGTGGGCCAACAAGGTCGCGGCCGGCTTCACCAACGCGGCCTCGCGCTCCGGCGACAAGCTGGCCACGCTGCAGCAGATCGCGATCTTCGCGGCGCAGCACGGCATGCACTGGGTCAACCTGGGCCTGCCCCCGGGCCACAACAACTCCAAGTCGACCGAGGACTCGCTGAACCGCCACGGCTTCTTCCTGGGCGCCGCCGCGCAGTCCAACGCCGATGAAAGCGCCGACGTGGTGCCGCCGCTGGCCGACCTGCGCACCGCCGAGCACCTGGGTGCCCGCGTGGCCGAAGTGGCGCAGCAACTGGTCGCGGGCCGGCGTGCGCTGGCTGAACTGAAAGAAGCTGCCTGA
- a CDS encoding TonB-dependent receptor family protein — translation MKPGGRQILAVRQQRRSGIPRIPFANRSALALAALILASTGARAADPPGTAVAAATAETLPDVVVSATRSEQRRFDAPAAVDSVPVDPLRSATPLVNLSEVLAGVPGVAVRDRQNYSQDLQLAVRGFGTRSTFGVRGVRLYVDGIPATMPDGQGQASTADLANASRVEVLRGPFAQMYGNASGGVVQVFTPDPPKDGFSGRASTGFGSDGQWQAGIALAGGNDRLGGSLNAWTYQTDGYRDHSAARRYQLNAKVVAQPASGTRVTGQFNYFNQPLAQDPLGLTRAQADANPRQAVPAATQFDTGKNVEQTQAGVVVDHQLTGTDSLSARLYGGTRNLYQRLGLSGAAPNSAGGIVDLDRTYGGAALSWSRRATTAAGLPLLWSAGLEANGMRDGRNGYVNQNGTQGALRRDETNTATDLGAFAQFDWSFHSAWQLVGGVRASRVRLGIDDHFINAASPDDSGSATYSNVSPVLGVVWHALDSLNVYANLGRGFETPTLTEVAYGPGGVGSNLGLQASTSRQGEIGIKWQAAGQRLEAALFDADSHDEVVPQSNNAGRTVYQNVSGVHRRGFELGWRGGFLGEVGTPGKGGGSRIEAGLAYTWLDAYFGDSFVNAQGQTVAAGNRLPGTARHSLGADLSWRPAAPLTLGAEMRVDSRVYADDLNTQAAPGYAVFNLRAGYEFRIGPTRLYVFGRIDNFTDRRYIGSVIVNEANGRYFEPAPGRRFFLGLRAAL, via the coding sequence ATGAAACCAGGCGGCAGGCAGATTTTGGCGGTCCGGCAGCAGCGCCGTTCCGGTATCCCCCGCATCCCGTTCGCGAACCGCTCCGCGCTGGCGTTGGCCGCGCTGATCCTTGCCAGCACCGGCGCGCGTGCCGCCGACCCGCCCGGCACGGCAGTGGCCGCTGCCACTGCCGAAACGCTGCCCGACGTGGTGGTCAGCGCCACCCGCAGCGAGCAGCGCCGCTTTGATGCGCCGGCGGCGGTGGACAGCGTGCCGGTCGATCCGCTGCGCAGCGCCACGCCGCTGGTGAACCTGTCCGAGGTGCTGGCCGGCGTGCCGGGCGTGGCGGTGCGCGACCGGCAGAACTACTCGCAGGACCTGCAACTTGCGGTGCGTGGCTTTGGCACGCGCTCTACCTTCGGCGTGCGCGGCGTGCGCCTGTATGTCGACGGCATCCCGGCCACCATGCCGGACGGGCAGGGCCAGGCTTCCACTGCCGACCTTGCCAACGCCAGCCGCGTCGAGGTGCTGCGCGGCCCGTTTGCGCAGATGTATGGCAATGCGTCGGGCGGCGTGGTGCAGGTGTTCACGCCCGATCCGCCCAAGGATGGCTTCAGCGGGCGCGCGTCGACGGGGTTCGGCTCGGATGGCCAGTGGCAGGCGGGCATCGCGCTGGCCGGCGGCAACGACCGGCTCGGCGGCTCACTCAATGCCTGGACCTACCAGACCGACGGCTACCGCGACCACAGCGCGGCGCGCCGCTACCAGCTCAATGCCAAGGTCGTGGCGCAGCCGGCCAGCGGCACGCGCGTGACCGGCCAATTCAACTATTTCAACCAGCCGCTGGCGCAGGACCCGCTGGGGCTCACGCGTGCGCAGGCCGATGCCAACCCGCGCCAGGCGGTGCCCGCGGCGACCCAGTTCGATACCGGCAAGAATGTCGAGCAGACCCAGGCCGGCGTGGTGGTGGACCACCAGCTGACCGGGACCGACAGCTTGTCGGCACGCCTGTACGGCGGCACGCGCAACCTGTACCAGCGGCTGGGCCTCAGCGGTGCCGCGCCGAATTCGGCCGGCGGCATCGTCGACCTGGACCGCACCTACGGCGGCGCCGCGCTGTCATGGAGCCGGCGCGCCACCACCGCCGCCGGCCTGCCGCTGCTATGGAGCGCCGGGCTCGAAGCCAACGGCATGCGCGATGGCCGCAACGGCTACGTCAACCAGAACGGCACGCAGGGCGCGCTGCGCCGCGACGAGACCAATACCGCGACCGACCTTGGCGCTTTTGCGCAGTTCGACTGGAGCTTCCACTCGGCGTGGCAACTGGTGGGCGGCGTGCGCGCCAGCCGGGTGCGGCTTGGCATTGACGACCACTTCATCAATGCGGCCAGCCCCGATGACAGTGGCAGCGCGACCTACAGCAACGTCAGCCCCGTGCTTGGCGTGGTGTGGCACGCGCTCGATTCCCTCAACGTCTACGCCAACCTCGGCCGCGGCTTCGAGACACCGACGCTGACCGAAGTCGCCTACGGCCCAGGCGGCGTCGGCAGCAACCTGGGGCTGCAGGCCTCTACCAGCCGCCAGGGCGAGATCGGCATCAAGTGGCAGGCGGCGGGGCAGCGGCTGGAGGCGGCGCTGTTCGATGCCGACAGCCACGACGAAGTGGTGCCCCAATCGAACAACGCCGGGCGCACCGTCTACCAGAATGTCAGCGGCGTGCACCGGCGCGGCTTTGAACTGGGCTGGCGCGGCGGCTTCCTCGGCGAGGTGGGCACGCCGGGCAAGGGCGGCGGCAGCCGTATCGAGGCAGGACTGGCCTATACCTGGCTCGATGCTTACTTCGGCGACAGCTTCGTCAACGCGCAGGGCCAGACCGTGGCAGCCGGCAACCGCCTGCCCGGCACCGCGCGCCACAGCCTGGGCGCGGACCTGTCATGGCGGCCGGCAGCGCCGCTGACGCTGGGGGCCGAGATGCGCGTGGACAGCCGCGTCTACGCCGACGACCTCAACACGCAGGCCGCGCCCGGCTATGCGGTCTTCAACCTGCGCGCCGGCTATGAGTTCCGCATCGGCCCGACCCGGCTCTACGTCTTCGGCCGCATCGACAACTTCACCGACCGGCGCTATATCGGCTCGGTGATCGTCAACGAGGCCAACGGGCGGTATTTCGAACCCGCGCCCGGGCGCCGCTTCTTCCTGGGCCTGCGCGCCGCCCTTTGA
- a CDS encoding tripartite tricarboxylate transporter substrate binding protein, with protein sequence MQRTRRALAAAAALAACLPLFSARALAADPYPSKPIQMIVPQAPGGTNDIVARLVAATLSQRLGQQVVVENRPGAGGNIGTQAAARAAPDGYTLLMTISSTQAINPSLYRSIPFDPVKDFEPIAPVASVPNVLVANPAFPAKSLPELIAMAKASPDYYRYASAGNGTLNHLLGEMLNSMAGIKLEHVPYKGVAPALNDVLGNQVPLAFASLPSVLAHIKAGKVRALGVSSAKRSPFAPDIPAISETVPGYSGDLWVGLFAVKGTPKDVTQKLGQAMQEILADKTLRDKLAAQGAEVMTGTPQQFSKMLASDMDKWARIVKASGAQVD encoded by the coding sequence ATGCAACGCACCCGCCGCGCCCTGGCAGCCGCCGCTGCCCTGGCCGCCTGCCTGCCGCTGTTCAGCGCCAGGGCCCTCGCCGCCGATCCCTATCCGTCCAAGCCCATCCAGATGATCGTGCCGCAGGCGCCGGGCGGCACCAACGATATCGTCGCGCGCCTGGTCGCCGCGACCCTGTCGCAACGGCTCGGCCAGCAGGTGGTGGTGGAAAACCGCCCGGGCGCCGGCGGCAATATCGGCACCCAGGCAGCGGCCCGCGCCGCCCCGGACGGCTACACGCTGCTGATGACCATCAGCAGCACGCAGGCCATCAACCCGTCACTGTACCGCAGCATCCCGTTCGACCCCGTCAAGGATTTCGAGCCGATCGCCCCGGTGGCGAGCGTGCCGAACGTGCTGGTGGCCAATCCCGCCTTCCCCGCCAAGTCCCTGCCCGAACTGATCGCGATGGCCAAGGCCAGCCCGGACTACTACCGCTATGCCTCCGCCGGCAATGGCACGCTGAACCACCTGCTGGGCGAGATGCTCAACAGCATGGCCGGCATCAAGCTCGAACACGTGCCCTACAAGGGCGTCGCGCCAGCGCTGAACGATGTGCTGGGCAACCAGGTGCCGCTGGCCTTCGCCAGCCTGCCGTCAGTGCTGGCCCATATCAAGGCGGGCAAGGTGCGCGCGCTCGGCGTCAGCTCCGCCAAGCGCTCGCCGTTCGCGCCGGACATTCCCGCGATCAGCGAAACCGTGCCCGGCTATAGCGGCGACCTCTGGGTCGGCCTGTTCGCGGTCAAGGGCACGCCGAAGGACGTGACGCAAAAGCTTGGCCAGGCCATGCAGGAGATCCTGGCGGACAAGACCCTGCGCGACAAGCTAGCGGCACAGGGCGCCGAAGTCATGACGGGCACGCCGCAGCAGTTCAGCAAGATGCTGGCGTCCGACATGGACAAGTGGGCCCGCATCGTGAAGGCATCGGGCGCGCAGGTGGACTGA
- a CDS encoding LysR family transcriptional regulator, giving the protein MTMKLHQIQALVAVADAGSIRAAARLVGLSQAAVTKALRELESEARLPLLSRTASGVALTEAGQRMLGHARLVVGQLARASEELATLRGEGVGRLSISVTPWVMLTFLPRVLLRFRERMPGVQVEIFEGLTAVALPRLREGTLDFAVGPFTAAMSTQEFECEPLLAYTSCVIARRGHPCADARSLHGLLEQDWVVNYTAASYESFMRNLFWQHEARIDPARLHCAHSTALLLELIRNAGMISYCPRPLLLTESMRGWVHVFALAEQFETSRLGVITRHNAVRSPAAQCFTDCLLQEIRRRARSAAQKDSELFDELEVLY; this is encoded by the coding sequence ATGACGATGAAACTCCACCAGATCCAGGCGCTGGTCGCCGTTGCCGACGCCGGCAGTATCCGCGCCGCCGCCCGGTTGGTCGGGCTGTCGCAGGCGGCGGTCACCAAGGCGCTGCGCGAGCTGGAAAGCGAGGCGCGGCTGCCCTTGCTGTCGCGTACCGCCAGCGGCGTGGCGCTGACCGAGGCGGGGCAGCGCATGCTGGGCCACGCCCGGCTGGTGGTCGGGCAGCTCGCCCGCGCCAGTGAAGAACTGGCCACGCTGCGCGGCGAAGGGGTGGGGCGGCTGAGCATCAGCGTCACGCCCTGGGTCATGCTGACCTTCCTGCCGCGCGTGCTGCTGCGCTTTCGCGAACGCATGCCGGGCGTGCAGGTGGAGATCTTCGAAGGCCTGACCGCGGTGGCCTTGCCCCGCTTACGCGAAGGCACGCTGGACTTTGCCGTGGGGCCGTTCACGGCGGCGATGTCCACGCAGGAATTCGAGTGCGAGCCGCTGCTTGCCTACACCTCGTGCGTGATCGCGCGGCGCGGGCACCCGTGCGCGGATGCGCGGTCGCTGCACGGACTGCTGGAGCAGGACTGGGTCGTCAACTACACCGCGGCCAGCTACGAGTCCTTTATGCGCAACCTGTTCTGGCAGCATGAAGCCCGCATCGACCCGGCGCGGCTGCATTGCGCGCACTCCACCGCGCTGCTGCTGGAGTTGATCCGCAATGCCGGCATGATCAGCTATTGCCCGCGGCCGCTGTTGCTGACCGAGTCGATGCGCGGCTGGGTCCACGTCTTTGCGCTGGCCGAGCAGTTCGAGACCAGCCGGCTCGGCGTCATCACGCGCCACAACGCGGTGCGCAGCCCTGCGGCGCAGTGCTTCACCGACTGCCTGCTGCAGGAAATCCGGCGCCGCGCGCGCTCGGCGGCGCAGAAGGACAGCGAGTTGTTCGACGAGCTGGAAGTCCTGTACTGA
- a CDS encoding CaiB/BaiF CoA transferase family protein encodes MPHPLEGITVVSLEQAIAAPFCTRQLADLGARIIKIERPGSGDFARAYDTRVRGLSSHFVWTNRSKESLTLDVKHAAAAPVLAGLLERADVLVQNLAPGAAARLGLDFDSLSEKYPRLIVCDISGYGSDGPYRDKKAYDLLVQSESGFVSVTGTPEDGVKAGASVADIAAGMYAYTNILAALLERGKTGRGKRIDISMLESMVEWMGFPLYYAFDGSEPPPRAGAAHATIYPYGPFPTGDGKTVMLGLQNEREWVVFCEAVLGEPDLATHPDFASNSLRNQNRAALRARIVDSFSGLTAAEAVDRLEAARIANARVNTIADVWDHPQLAARQRWRQVDTPVGPVPALLPPGMTEARMDPIPSLGANTDAILADLGQTAAQIAALRSAGAV; translated from the coding sequence ATGCCCCATCCCCTCGAAGGCATCACCGTCGTTTCCCTGGAGCAGGCGATCGCGGCCCCGTTCTGTACCCGCCAGCTGGCGGACCTGGGCGCGCGCATCATCAAGATCGAGCGGCCTGGCAGCGGCGACTTTGCCCGCGCCTACGACACGCGCGTGCGCGGCTTGTCTTCGCACTTCGTCTGGACCAACCGCTCCAAGGAGAGCCTCACGCTCGACGTCAAGCACGCCGCGGCCGCCCCCGTGCTGGCCGGACTGCTCGAGCGCGCGGACGTGCTGGTGCAGAACCTCGCGCCCGGCGCGGCCGCGCGCCTGGGCCTGGACTTCGACAGCCTGAGCGAAAAGTACCCGCGCCTGATCGTGTGCGATATCTCGGGCTATGGCAGCGACGGCCCGTACCGCGACAAGAAGGCCTACGACCTGCTGGTCCAGAGCGAGTCCGGCTTTGTCTCCGTGACCGGCACGCCGGAGGACGGCGTCAAGGCCGGTGCCTCGGTGGCCGATATTGCGGCCGGTATGTATGCCTATACCAATATCCTGGCCGCGCTGCTCGAACGCGGCAAGACCGGGCGCGGCAAGCGCATCGATATCTCGATGCTGGAATCGATGGTGGAGTGGATGGGCTTCCCGCTCTACTACGCCTTCGATGGCTCCGAGCCGCCGCCGCGCGCGGGTGCGGCACATGCCACCATCTATCCCTATGGCCCGTTTCCGACCGGCGATGGCAAGACCGTGATGCTGGGACTGCAGAACGAGCGCGAGTGGGTCGTGTTCTGCGAGGCAGTGCTGGGCGAACCCGATCTCGCCACGCATCCCGACTTTGCCAGCAACAGCCTGCGCAACCAGAACCGCGCGGCGCTGCGCGCGCGCATCGTCGACAGCTTCTCGGGCCTGACCGCCGCCGAAGCGGTCGACCGGCTGGAGGCCGCCAGGATCGCCAATGCGCGCGTCAACACCATCGCTGACGTATGGGATCACCCCCAGCTGGCGGCGCGCCAGCGCTGGCGCCAGGTCGACACGCCGGTGGGTCCCGTGCCGGCGTTGCTGCCGCCGGGCATGACCGAGGCACGCATGGACCCGATTCCGTCGCTCGGCGCAAACACCGATGCCATCCTCGCCGATCTGGGCCAGACCGCGGCGCAGATTGCCGCGTTGCGCTCAGCCGGCGCAGTCTGA
- a CDS encoding HpcH/HpaI aldolase/citrate lyase family protein produces the protein MPIANPRSYLFVPASRPERIAKAIVSGADAVIVDFEDAVAPADKGQARDGLGAPWAAFCAQASAAGVAMLVRINGADTAYYEDDLAWCRAQGVSEIVLPKADPAGVHALAAALPGVRCFPLVENAAGFAGLRELARAGGVVRLLFGSIDLMFDLDVQDDGEALHHFRSRLVLHSRAAGLPAPVDGVCTAIGDDAALAAETRRARAFGFGAKLLIHPGQVRGVHDGLVPSADERHWAVRVMAAAAAADGAAVAVDGKMVDRPVLERARRILSGA, from the coding sequence ATGCCGATCGCCAATCCGCGCAGCTACCTGTTTGTCCCGGCCTCGCGTCCGGAGCGCATCGCCAAGGCGATAGTCTCCGGCGCCGATGCCGTCATCGTCGACTTCGAGGATGCGGTCGCGCCCGCCGACAAGGGGCAGGCCCGCGACGGACTTGGCGCCCCATGGGCGGCGTTTTGCGCGCAGGCATCGGCAGCCGGCGTCGCCATGCTGGTGCGCATCAACGGGGCCGATACCGCGTACTACGAAGACGATCTCGCCTGGTGCCGCGCGCAGGGTGTCTCGGAAATCGTGCTGCCGAAGGCTGATCCGGCCGGCGTCCATGCGCTGGCTGCGGCATTGCCCGGTGTGCGCTGTTTCCCGCTGGTCGAGAACGCCGCCGGCTTTGCCGGCTTACGCGAGCTGGCCCGTGCCGGCGGCGTGGTCCGGCTGCTGTTCGGCAGCATCGATCTGATGTTCGATCTCGACGTGCAGGACGACGGCGAAGCGTTGCACCACTTTCGCAGCCGGCTGGTGCTTCATTCCCGCGCGGCGGGTTTGCCCGCGCCCGTGGATGGCGTTTGCACCGCAATCGGCGATGACGCCGCACTTGCCGCGGAAACGCGCCGCGCCCGGGCCTTCGGCTTTGGCGCCAAGCTGCTGATCCACCCGGGCCAGGTCCGCGGCGTGCACGACGGCCTGGTGCCGTCGGCCGATGAACGGCACTGGGCCGTGCGTGTCATGGCCGCGGCCGCCGCTGCCGATGGCGCCGCGGTGGCGGTGGACGGCAAGATGGTGGACCGTCCGGTGCTGGAGCGCGCGCGCCGGATCTTGTCCGGCGCTTAG
- a CDS encoding M20 aminoacylase family protein: MHPDPVLPGIRAIEAEMVDLRHRIHAYPELGFEEFATSDLVAECLQAWGYAVHRGLGGTGVVGTLRHGEGRAIGLRADMDALPIREATGLPYASKIDGKMHACGHDGHTATLLAAARYLAEHKPFRGTLHVIFQPAEEGMGGAREMIRDGLFRLFPCDAVFALHNMPGHPTGKFGFLGGPFMASSDTVTIRVTGRGGHGAVPQRAVDPVVACASMVMALQSVVARNVNPLDMAIVTVGAIEAGKAPNVIPESAELRLSVRALKAEVRDLLQARITTLAHAQAESFGASAEVHYDRRYPVLVNDPATTEMAREVAREWLGEDGLIDNMVPLTGSEDFSFMLQECPGCYLIVGNGDGEGGCMVHNPGYDFNDACLPLAATYWIKLVERYLR; this comes from the coding sequence ATGCACCCCGATCCCGTCCTGCCCGGCATCCGCGCCATCGAAGCCGAGATGGTGGACCTGCGTCACCGCATCCACGCCTATCCCGAGCTCGGCTTCGAGGAATTCGCCACCAGCGACCTGGTGGCGGAGTGCCTGCAGGCCTGGGGCTATGCCGTGCATCGCGGCCTGGGCGGAACCGGCGTGGTAGGCACGCTGCGTCACGGCGAAGGCCGCGCCATCGGCCTGCGCGCCGACATGGATGCGCTGCCGATCCGCGAAGCCACGGGCCTGCCGTATGCCAGCAAGATCGATGGCAAGATGCATGCGTGCGGCCATGACGGCCACACCGCCACGCTGCTGGCCGCGGCCCGCTACCTGGCCGAGCACAAGCCTTTCCGCGGCACGCTGCACGTCATCTTCCAGCCGGCCGAGGAAGGCATGGGCGGCGCGCGCGAGATGATCCGGGACGGCCTGTTCCGCCTGTTCCCCTGCGATGCGGTGTTCGCGCTGCACAACATGCCCGGCCACCCGACCGGCAAGTTCGGCTTCCTGGGCGGGCCGTTCATGGCCTCGTCCGATACTGTCACGATCCGCGTCACCGGACGCGGCGGCCACGGCGCGGTGCCGCAGCGGGCGGTCGATCCGGTGGTGGCCTGCGCGTCGATGGTGATGGCCTTGCAGTCGGTGGTGGCGCGCAATGTGAACCCGCTCGACATGGCCATCGTGACCGTCGGCGCGATCGAGGCCGGCAAGGCGCCCAACGTGATCCCCGAGAGCGCCGAGCTGCGCCTGTCGGTGCGCGCGCTGAAGGCCGAGGTGCGCGACCTGCTGCAGGCACGCATCACCACGCTGGCGCATGCCCAGGCCGAAAGCTTCGGCGCCAGCGCCGAGGTCCACTACGACCGCCGCTACCCGGTGCTGGTCAACGACCCCGCCACGACCGAGATGGCGCGCGAGGTCGCGCGTGAATGGCTGGGCGAGGACGGCCTGATCGACAACATGGTGCCGCTGACCGGCAGCGAGGATTTCTCTTTCATGCTCCAGGAATGCCCGGGCTGCTACCTGATCGTCGGCAATGGCGATGGCGAGGGCGGCTGCATGGTGCACAACCCCGGCTACGACTTCAACGACGCCTGCCTGCCGCTTGCGGCCACCTACTGGATCAAGCTGGTCGAGCGCTACCTGCGCTGA